The Marinobacter szutsaonensis sequence GGAACTGGCCGGGGAGAACACCGATGCAGTCTTCGTACCGCTGTGCGGCAAGGCCCACGACATGTGGTGGCTGCACGACCGCGGCCACCCGGTCCTTGGTGTGGAACTGAGCGAGATCGCCTGCAAGGACTTCTTCGAGGAAGCCGGCGAGAAAGCCAAAGTACATCCCGGAGAGCCCTTCACCACCTTCAAGCACGACGACCTGGAACTCTGGTGCGGCGACTTCTACCAGCTGGCCCCGGACGATCTCAAACACATCCGGCTCGTCTACGACCGCGCCGCCCTGATCGCCCTGCCGCCCTCCATGCGCCGCCACTATGTCGAGCACCTGACCGCCATCATCCCGGACGGCACCCGGATCCTGCTGATCACCCTGGACTACGACACCGAGATCAAGGGGCCTCCTTTCAACGTTTCCAACGATGAAGTCCGGGAACTTTACGGGCAGGACTTTGAGATTGAGCATGTGCTGACCAATACGCTTGCCAAGGATCACCCGTTTGCCAAGCGGCGGGGGCTTGAGGGGGCTTCGGAGAGTGTGTTTCGGTTGACCAAGCTTTGAGCTCTGGATCTCCCAGCCTGTTGGGTTGGGAGTCTTGGCGGTCGACGAGTGGGGGTGTCTTCCTGAAAACGCTCGAATAAACTCGCTTCGCTCAGACAGTCGATCATTTTCAGGAAGACACCCCCACCCGTTCCCGCCTCGGCAGGCCTTCGGACTGCCATCAGCGGGAACCTTTTTTGTGGCAAACCTGTCAGGTCTGATCGGAGTGTATCGGGGGTTCTTTTTCGGGGTGAATTTGATGTCTGAGCGCAGCGAGTTGCCAATTCGCCCCGAAAAAGAACCTCCGGTGCGCTCCAGCCCCCAACCCCCTGCAGGCTACAAAAGGCCACACCCACCTAACACAATTTAATGAACCTTAACCACTCGCCCACTGTCCAACTTCGCGAACCTGAACTAAGCTCAGATTAAGCAAGCCGCGAAGAGAAAGTTGCATCGCGGCTTGTAAGTATCCATCCCTTTTACCCATAACCAGATAAACACCGCCGGGACAGGCGGCGCCAAAAGCAACGGGGAAATTGCGTGAACTGAAAGCTGAAGAGCAGCGAGCGAGGGGCCATCTATGAGCATACTGCAGCATTTCAAAGACCGGTATGAAGCTACCCAAGAGGAAGAATACACTCTTGAGGAATACCTGGAGATCTGCAAAAAGGACCCAACGGCCTATGCCACGGCCGCTGAGAGAATGTTAATTGCGATCGGCGAGCCGGAGTTGGTAGATACCTCTCGTGACTCAAGACTGTCACGCATCTTTTCCAACAAGGTGATCAAGCGTTACCCGGAATTTTCCGAGTTCTACGGCATGGAAGATGCTGTGGAGAACATTGTTTCCTTCTTCCGCCATGCCGCACAGGGTCTGGAAGAGAAGAAGCAGATTCTGTACCTGCTGGGCCCGGTGGGCGGCGGCAAGTCCTCCCTGGCCGAGAAACTCAAGGCCCTGATGCAGAAGGTACCCTTCTACGCCATCAAGGGTTCACCGATGAACGAATCCCCCCTGGGTTTGTTCGATCCCGCCGAGGACGCCGAGATCCTCGAAGAGGAGTACGGCATTCCGCGCCGTTACCTCAATTCCATCATGTCACCCTGGGCTGTGAAGCGCCTGCATGAGTTTGGCGGTGATGTCAGCCAGTTCCGTGTGGTGAAGAAATATCCGTCGATACTGGACCAGGTGGGGGTCGCCAAGACTGAACCGGGGGACGACAACAACCAGGACATCTCGGCCCTCGTGGGTAAGGTCAATATCCGGATGCTGGAGGACTTCTCCCAGGACGACCCGGATGCCTACAGCTTCAGTGGCGGTCTGTGCAAGGCCAACCAGGGCCTGCTGGAGTTCGTGGAGATGTTCAAGGCGCCGATCAAGGTGCTGCATCCGTTGCTGACGGCCACCCAGGAAGGCAATTACAACACCACCGAGGGCATGGGATCGGTTCCGTTTGACGGAGTGATCCTGGCCCACTCCAACGAATCCGAGTGGCAGACCTTCCGGAACAACAAGCACAACGAGGCGTTCCTGGACCGGGTCTACATCGTCAAGGTGCCTTACTGCCTGCGGGTGACCGAGGAAATCGAGATCTACAAGAAGCTGCTGACCAACAGTTCACTGTATGGCGCCCCCTGTGCGCCGGACACCCTGGATATGCTGGCGCAGTTTTCGGTGCTGTCCCGGATCAAGGAGCCGGAGAACTCCAGCATCTTCTCCAAGATGAAGGTGTACGACGGCCAGAACATCAAGGACACCGATCCGAAGGCCAAGTCGATTCAGGAGTACCGGGATGCAGCCGGGGTCATGGAAGGCATGGATGGCCTGTCCACCCGTTTCGCCTTCAAGATCCTGTCCAAGGTATTCAACTTTGACACCACCGAGGTGGCGGCCAACCCGGTGCACCTGCTCTATGTGCTGGAGAAGCAGATCGAGCAGGAGCAGTTCCAGTCGGAGATCCAGGAAAAGTACCTGCGCTTCATCAAGGAATACCTCGCGCCGCACTATGTCCAGTTCATCGGCAAGGAAATCCAGACCGCCTACCTGGAAAGCTACAGCGAATACGGCCAGAACCTGTTCGATCGTTACGTGACCTATGCCGACTTCTGGATCCAGGACCAGGAATACCGGGATCCGGAGACCGGCGAGATCCTCGACCGCGGGTCCATCAACGACGAGCTGGAGAAAATCGAGAAGCCGGCGGGTATCAGCAACCCGAAGGACTTCCGCAACGAGGTGGTCAACTTCGTGCTCCGGGCGCGGGCCAACAACCAGGGTCGCAACCCATCCTGGCTCAGCTACGAGAAGCTGCGCAGCGTGATCGAGAAGAAGATGTTCTCCAACACCGAGGATCTTCTGCCGGTCATCTCCTTCAACCCGAAAGCCAGTCAGGAAGACCAGAAGAAGCACAAGCAGTTCGTCGAACGTATGGTCGAGCGAGGCTACACCGAGAAGCAGGTACGGCTGTTGGCCGAATGGTACCTGCGTGTTCGCAAGTCTCACTGAAATCAGTGACCAGTCACTGATGGGAGTAGCACTATGGGTATGACCCACATCGTCGACCGGCGGTTGAACGGTAAGAACAAGAGCGCGGTGAACCGGGAACGGTTCCTGCGCCGCTACCGCCACCACATCAAGAAAGCGGTGGCGGAGGCGGTGCACAAGCGCTCGATCACAGACGTTGAACGGGGAGAGAAAGTCAGTATCCCGACCCGGGATATTGACGAGCCCATCTTCCACCACGGCCAGGGTGGCCGGCGCGAGATGGTGCACCCCGGCAACCAGGAGTTTGTGGCCGGGGACATGATCCCCAAGCCCCAGGGCGGCGGCGGTCAGGGCGGCGGCCAGGGTCAGGCCAGTCCCGATGGCGAGGGCATGGACGAGTTCGCCTTCCAGATCACCCAGGAAGAGTTCCTGGACTTCCTGTTCGATGACCTGGAACTGCCCAACCTCGCCCGCAAGAAACTCAAGGATACCGAGGCCTTCAAATACGTGAGGGCCGGTTTCACCAACCAGGGCATTCCGGCCAAGCTGGATGTGGTGCGCTCACTCCGGGGCGCCCACGCCCGTCGCCTTGGCCTGGGTGGTGCCCGCAAGAAGAAGATCAAGGATCTGGAGAAGCAGCTGGAAGCGCTGAAATCCGCACCGGAGGATCTGGATCCGGCCTTCAGCCACGAGGACCAGATCAAGGTATTGGAAGACGAGATCGCGAGGCTCAAGGCCAACGTGCGCCGGATCCCGTTCATCGATGAGATCGACCTGCGCTACCGCCAGCACGTGAAGCAACCGAAACCGGCCACCAGTGCGGTGATGTTCTGCCTGATGGACGTTTCCGGCTCCATGACCCAGATGCACAAGGACATTGCCAAGCGTTTTTTCATCCTGCTCTACCTGTTCCTGAAGAAGAACTACAAGAAGATCGACGTCGTCTTCATCCGCCACCACACCAGCGCCAAGGAAGTGGACGAGGAGGAGTTCTTCTACAGCCGGGAGACCGGCGGCACCATTGTCTCCAGTGCGATCAAGCTGATGCACAAGATCATCGAGTCCCGCTATTCCCCGGCGGAATGGAACATCTATGCCGCCCAGGCATCGGATGGCGATAACTGGAACGACGACTCTCCGGTCTGCGGCAAGCTGCTGGCCGACAGCATCCTGCCGCTGGTGCAGTATTACGCATATGTGGAGATCACGCCCCAGGATCACCAGATGCTCTGGTACGAGTACGAGAAGATCATGGAGCGGTTCCCCCAGAGCTTTGCCATGCAGCAGATTGCTGACCCGGGCGAGATCTACCCGGTGTTCCGCCAGTTGTTCGAGAGGAAAGCCGCATGAGTAGCATCGTCGACCGTCCGAACGTACCGGAAAGCGACCAGCCCGGAGCCAGGAAGCCGATTTCCACCGGGTCGGAGTGGACCTTCGACCTGATCCAGCAGTACGACGACGAAATCGCCAAATGCGCCGAGGAGTTTGGCCTGGATACCTACCCGAACCAGATCGAGGTAATCAGCGCCGAGCAGATGATGGATGCCTACAGCTCAGTGGGCATGCCGGTGGGTTACCATCACTGGTCCTTCGGCAAGCAGTTCCTGAACACCGCCAAGGGCTACCAGCGCGGGCAGATGGGGCTGGCCTACGAGATCGTGATCAACTCCAACCCGTGTATTGCCTACCTGATGGAGGAGAATACCCTTCCCATGCAGGCGCTGGTGATCGCCCACGCCTGTTATGGCCATAACTCCTTCTTCAAGGGCAACTACCTGTTCCGCACCTGGACCGACGCCAGCGCCATCATCGATTACCTGGTGTTCGCCCGCAACTACGTGGCCGAGTGCGAGGAACGCCATGGTGTGGATGCAGTGGAGGAGATCCTGGATTCCTGCCACGCCCTGATGAACTACGGCGTGGACCGTTACAAGCGGCCGCCGCCCATTTCGGCCGCCGAAGAAGCCCGCCGCCAGAAGGAACGGGAAGAGTACCAGCAGCGCCGGATCAATGATCTGTGGCGTACCATCCCGAGGCCGGAGGACGACGATGACCCGGTGAAACGCCAGCGCCGATTCCCGGAGGAACCCCAGGAGAACCTGCTGTACTTCATCGAGAAGAACGCGCCGCTGCTGGAGACCTGGCAGCGGGAGATCATCCGCATCGTGCGCAAGCTCGGGCAGTACTTCTACCCGCAGCGCCAGACCCAGGTGATGAACGAGGGCTGGGCCACGTTCTGGCACTACACCCTGCTGCATCGCATGTACGACAAGGGTCTGGTGAATGACGGTTTCATGCTGGAGTTCCTCCAGAGTCATTCGGCAGTGGTCTATCAGCCGCCGTTCAACAGCCCCTGGTATTCCGGCATCAACCCCTACACCCTTGGTTTCTCCATTTTCACCGACCTCCGGCGGATATGTGAGAACCCCACCGACGAGGACCGGGAATGGTTCCCGGACATTGCCGGATCGGACTGGCTGGAGACGCTGCACTTTGCCATGCGCAACTTCAAGGATGAGAGCTTTATCCAGCAGTTCCTGTCACCCAAGGTAATGCGGGACCTGAAGCTCTTTTCCATCGAGAATGACGACCAGGAAGATCATTACATGGTCACCGCCATTCACGATGACCCCGGTTACCGGCCATTGCGAGAAAAACTGGCCCGCCAGTACAACCTGAGTTACCGGGAGCCTAATATCCAGGTCTGGAACGTGGATGTGCGGGGCGATCGCTCCCTCACCCTCAGGCATATCCCGGTGGACCGGGTGCCTCTGGGTGAAGACACCGAGGAAGTGGTGCGCCACGTTCACCGGCTATGGGGCTTCGATGTGCACCTGGAAAGCGTGGATGAAGGTACGGTTGTGGAGGAATATCATTGTCCGCCACCCCATCTCGATGACGAGTAACCGTGCAGGCAGCTGACA is a genomic window containing:
- a CDS encoding PrkA family serine protein kinase; this translates as MSILQHFKDRYEATQEEEYTLEEYLEICKKDPTAYATAAERMLIAIGEPELVDTSRDSRLSRIFSNKVIKRYPEFSEFYGMEDAVENIVSFFRHAAQGLEEKKQILYLLGPVGGGKSSLAEKLKALMQKVPFYAIKGSPMNESPLGLFDPAEDAEILEEEYGIPRRYLNSIMSPWAVKRLHEFGGDVSQFRVVKKYPSILDQVGVAKTEPGDDNNQDISALVGKVNIRMLEDFSQDDPDAYSFSGGLCKANQGLLEFVEMFKAPIKVLHPLLTATQEGNYNTTEGMGSVPFDGVILAHSNESEWQTFRNNKHNEAFLDRVYIVKVPYCLRVTEEIEIYKKLLTNSSLYGAPCAPDTLDMLAQFSVLSRIKEPENSSIFSKMKVYDGQNIKDTDPKAKSIQEYRDAAGVMEGMDGLSTRFAFKILSKVFNFDTTEVAANPVHLLYVLEKQIEQEQFQSEIQEKYLRFIKEYLAPHYVQFIGKEIQTAYLESYSEYGQNLFDRYVTYADFWIQDQEYRDPETGEILDRGSINDELEKIEKPAGISNPKDFRNEVVNFVLRARANNQGRNPSWLSYEKLRSVIEKKMFSNTEDLLPVISFNPKASQEDQKKHKQFVERMVERGYTEKQVRLLAEWYLRVRKSH
- a CDS encoding SpoVR family protein, whose amino-acid sequence is MSSIVDRPNVPESDQPGARKPISTGSEWTFDLIQQYDDEIAKCAEEFGLDTYPNQIEVISAEQMMDAYSSVGMPVGYHHWSFGKQFLNTAKGYQRGQMGLAYEIVINSNPCIAYLMEENTLPMQALVIAHACYGHNSFFKGNYLFRTWTDASAIIDYLVFARNYVAECEERHGVDAVEEILDSCHALMNYGVDRYKRPPPISAAEEARRQKEREEYQQRRINDLWRTIPRPEDDDDPVKRQRRFPEEPQENLLYFIEKNAPLLETWQREIIRIVRKLGQYFYPQRQTQVMNEGWATFWHYTLLHRMYDKGLVNDGFMLEFLQSHSAVVYQPPFNSPWYSGINPYTLGFSIFTDLRRICENPTDEDREWFPDIAGSDWLETLHFAMRNFKDESFIQQFLSPKVMRDLKLFSIENDDQEDHYMVTAIHDDPGYRPLREKLARQYNLSYREPNIQVWNVDVRGDRSLTLRHIPVDRVPLGEDTEEVVRHVHRLWGFDVHLESVDEGTVVEEYHCPPPHLDDE
- a CDS encoding YeaH/YhbH family protein; protein product: MTHIVDRRLNGKNKSAVNRERFLRRYRHHIKKAVAEAVHKRSITDVERGEKVSIPTRDIDEPIFHHGQGGRREMVHPGNQEFVAGDMIPKPQGGGGQGGGQGQASPDGEGMDEFAFQITQEEFLDFLFDDLELPNLARKKLKDTEAFKYVRAGFTNQGIPAKLDVVRSLRGAHARRLGLGGARKKKIKDLEKQLEALKSAPEDLDPAFSHEDQIKVLEDEIARLKANVRRIPFIDEIDLRYRQHVKQPKPATSAVMFCLMDVSGSMTQMHKDIAKRFFILLYLFLKKNYKKIDVVFIRHHTSAKEVDEEEFFYSRETGGTIVSSAIKLMHKIIESRYSPAEWNIYAAQASDGDNWNDDSPVCGKLLADSILPLVQYYAYVEITPQDHQMLWYEYEKIMERFPQSFAMQQIADPGEIYPVFRQLFERKAA
- the tmpT gene encoding thiopurine S-methyltransferase, which codes for MEHEFWHERWAKKEIGFHEGTVNQYLHDHWPELAGENTDAVFVPLCGKAHDMWWLHDRGHPVLGVELSEIACKDFFEEAGEKAKVHPGEPFTTFKHDDLELWCGDFYQLAPDDLKHIRLVYDRAALIALPPSMRRHYVEHLTAIIPDGTRILLITLDYDTEIKGPPFNVSNDEVRELYGQDFEIEHVLTNTLAKDHPFAKRRGLEGASESVFRLTKL